The following coding sequences lie in one Verrucomicrobiales bacterium genomic window:
- a CDS encoding helix-turn-helix transcriptional regulator, translated as MQAFSQPSPSVPPAPVYTEGMRKSDEKINRPPLAQRLVELRLAAGLTQTQLAKQLGVSHSNIAFWELKGTPPRGEVLPALAQALAVSVDELLGVKPLKPKRQAAKGRLQQVFEAASKLPRRQQDKVAEFVEAFVNQHSNSQRKVA; from the coding sequence ATGCAAGCCTTTTCTCAGCCATCACCCTCCGTTCCACCAGCCCCGGTTTATACTGAGGGCATGCGCAAGTCCGACGAAAAGATTAACCGGCCCCCACTGGCCCAGCGTTTGGTTGAGTTGCGGCTGGCCGCCGGTCTCACCCAAACACAACTGGCCAAGCAACTGGGCGTTTCGCATTCCAACATCGCCTTTTGGGAACTTAAAGGCACACCCCCTCGCGGCGAAGTCCTGCCAGCACTGGCACAGGCTCTCGCGGTCAGCGTCGATGAACTCCTGGGCGTCAAACCGCTCAAACCCAAACGCCAAGCCGCCAAGGGACGATTGCAGCAAGTCTTTGAAGCTGCCTCCAAACTTCCTCGCCGCCAGCAGGACAAAGTCGCCGAGTTCGTCGAGGCCTTCGTTAATCAACATTCCAACAGTCAGCGCAAAGTCGCCTGA
- a CDS encoding helix-turn-helix domain-containing protein: MKTSRSSGELKLALTRQEAARALGISATTVDRMTRRGQLKPVRVTRRPLYAVEELERFLSGS, translated from the coding sequence ATGAAAACAAGCAGGAGCTCTGGGGAGCTCAAATTAGCCCTGACCCGCCAGGAGGCGGCCCGAGCACTGGGGATCAGTGCGACGACGGTGGATCGGATGACGCGCCGAGGGCAGCTCAAGCCCGTGCGAGTGACGCGGCGGCCGTTGTATGCGGTCGAGGAGCTGGAGCGGTTTTTGTCGGGGAGCTAG